From a single Chitinophaga sp. Cy-1792 genomic region:
- a CDS encoding LemA family protein, giving the protein MGTALLIASLLAIFSADYYKKLLRIKRAADHATECINAVIERRYDMIPKLVNAVKSYMTYENDVLNKLMTMRTKGLSDNTSEAETLIINSRITCAFKHTLTAMESYPELIEQDNFPSLRERCIDMDDYILASGRFYNNAVIAYNHHIKSFPGNLIALLTGYKSKPLLDVTEEETRTTTVRVLFYHQL; this is encoded by the coding sequence ATGGGAACCGCATTGCTAATAGCCAGTCTGCTGGCAATATTCAGCGCAGATTATTACAAAAAGCTCCTACGTATAAAAAGAGCGGCGGACCATGCAACTGAATGTATTAATGCCGTAATAGAAAGACGTTACGATATGATCCCAAAGCTCGTCAATGCTGTAAAATCTTACATGACTTACGAAAACGATGTGCTGAATAAACTGATGACCATGCGTACCAAAGGCCTTTCAGACAATACCAGCGAGGCGGAAACATTGATCATCAACAGCAGGATTACCTGTGCCTTCAAACATACCTTAACAGCCATGGAAAGTTATCCGGAACTCATAGAACAGGATAATTTCCCGTCCCTCCGGGAAAGGTGCATAGATATGGATGATTATATACTGGCTTCCGGCAGGTTCTATAACAACGCTGTAATAGCATACAATCATCATATAAAATCATTCCCGGGTAATCTGATAGCACTATTAACAGGTTACAAATCTAAACCCCTGCTGGATGTTACCGAAGAAGAAACCAGGACAACAACCGTAAGAGTCCTGTTCTACCATCAGCTATAA
- a CDS encoding LytTR family DNA-binding domain-containing protein, translated as MKYNCVIIEDNIIERDLLEMYLLKIGLLEVKGICKHAAEAFKLLSNEKIDIIFSDIDMPDISGIDLLKGLKDPPLFIFITSHLEHAAESFELDVLDFIAKPVSMDRLIKAVNKAVEHLDLQKKAQLAEMEQKAGDDFFFIKDSKGYVRLNYEDIIFIESFGDFSKLRTSEGLTYTALINLKNLVLQLPGFFVRVHKQYLINFNKIASVNGYEIILEGGVNLPLSPSYRDGLLQMISSRTLNRVARKEGL; from the coding sequence ATGAAATATAACTGTGTGATTATCGAGGACAATATTATTGAGCGGGATCTGTTGGAAATGTATCTCCTTAAAATAGGTCTGCTGGAGGTTAAAGGCATCTGCAAACATGCCGCGGAAGCCTTTAAGCTATTGTCTAATGAGAAAATTGATATAATTTTTTCAGATATCGACATGCCGGATATTTCAGGCATAGACCTGCTGAAAGGGCTGAAAGATCCGCCTTTATTCATCTTCATCACTTCGCACCTGGAGCATGCGGCGGAGAGTTTTGAACTCGATGTTTTGGATTTCATCGCCAAGCCGGTGAGTATGGACCGGTTGATAAAGGCGGTTAATAAGGCGGTGGAGCACCTGGACCTGCAGAAGAAGGCGCAGTTGGCAGAAATGGAGCAAAAGGCCGGCGATGACTTTTTCTTTATCAAAGACAGTAAAGGATATGTACGCCTCAATTATGAGGATATTATCTTTATAGAGAGTTTTGGCGATTTTTCGAAACTGCGTACCAGCGAAGGACTTACGTATACCGCGCTGATCAATCTCAAAAACCTGGTACTGCAGCTGCCCGGTTTCTTTGTAAGGGTTCACAAGCAGTACCTCATCAACTTTAATAAAATAGCCAGTGTAAACGGCTATGAGATAATACTGGAGGGAGGTGTAAATCTTCCGCTAAGTCCGTCCTACAGGGATGGATTGCTACAAATGATCAGC